GAGCACTGTGGGGGGTTGCTCGTTCCATGCGAATATCACTCCCGGTTGCGACTGAAGTCGCTACGCTAGCCAATGGCTAGGTGACATCCATCATGAATAGCAAACTGCTATTTAGCAACCTTACAGATCGCAGTTTACGAAAAAAGTGGCGTGCGGCGCTATCATCGACGCATGCGACGTCCCCGTGCCTACAGCCCGTCCGTCCGACGCAGGCGCCTCGCCTCAGAGCTCAGGAAGCTCCGCGAAGCCGAGGCCATGACCGGCGCGGTCGCGGCGAAGACACTGGGCTGGCAGCACTCCAAGATCACGCGGATCGAACGCGCGGACCAGGGCATCAACGGCCCCGACCTCCAACGCCTTCTGGACCTGTACGAGGTGGAGGACCCGGCGGTCCGGGAAGGTCTCACCCAGCTCGCGAAGGACGCGAAGTACCGGGGCTGGTGGACCGACTACCGGGATGTGTTCGGGCCCGGCGCGCTCCCGGATTTCGAGGCCGAAGCGAACCTGATCCAAACGTTCGAAGCGCAGGCCGTTCCGGGGCTGCTGGAGACGCCGGCCTACATCGAAGCGGCGTTCCGGGGAGGCGCGGCGCACTCCGCGGACGTCGTGGAACGGCACATC
This sequence is a window from Spinactinospora alkalitolerans. Protein-coding genes within it:
- a CDS encoding helix-turn-helix domain-containing protein, with protein sequence MRRPRAYSPSVRRRRLASELRKLREAEAMTGAVAAKTLGWQHSKITRIERADQGINGPDLQRLLDLYEVEDPAVREGLTQLAKDAKYRGWWTDYRDVFGPGALPDFEAEANLIQTFEAQAVPGLLETPAYIEAAFRGGAAHSADVVERHIEARLERQRILEGVHPTRLQAIIDEGTLRRMVGGPDVMAEQLQHLINMATRHNVDIRVLPFVAGAHAGMLGSFLILHFPDPLDPSLAFTESVASSLFVEEPHQLERCTDVYGNLLGSALPPSQSVDFIEQVKAEIPT